A window of Vibrio ishigakensis contains these coding sequences:
- a CDS encoding AAA family ATPase, protein MSATEYHHSDEQTLSPQVPAPPIVSSLEDLGVPSAVVENLVLKHLAAFPKSDILHLAQSLGIVTHLIDEILADLRKKSLVEVFQPSAQSLFSESAKSHVRYALSELGMSQADVAFKKDAYIGAVPVSLSVYNEMVENQDLRAQLISRPDVESALSDVYGANRLVPVLGPAINSGRALLLYGHAGTGKSFVAARILNSLNTSVYIPHAVYAAGNIIKVFSEQHHKPVDRYHNRDVISLKSHYDKRWVLCERPNVQVGGELTMDMLEVNHSEHNRIWIAPLQMIANNGILVIDDLGRQPMPVATLLNRWIVPMEYNYDHLSLPNGQQITIPFVLTMAFSTNLDPQTIADPAFLRRLGYKIQFQPLLENDYINLWSDLSASKGVEVLSSAFETLLNLHSLHKIGYFPCLPKDILGISQDIIQFEEIKPQLDSTILQRAWDLYFTADEHGGSVL, encoded by the coding sequence ATGAGCGCCACTGAGTATCATCACTCTGATGAGCAAACTTTATCACCGCAAGTTCCTGCTCCACCTATCGTCTCTTCATTAGAAGATCTTGGGGTTCCATCTGCGGTCGTTGAAAATTTGGTTTTGAAGCATCTGGCCGCATTCCCGAAGTCTGATATTCTTCATTTGGCTCAAAGTCTGGGGATCGTAACGCACTTAATTGATGAGATTTTGGCTGATCTTAGAAAAAAATCACTAGTTGAAGTTTTTCAACCGAGCGCACAGTCACTGTTTTCTGAGTCTGCGAAAAGCCATGTAAGATACGCACTATCTGAGCTGGGTATGAGTCAAGCTGATGTTGCGTTTAAAAAAGACGCTTACATAGGCGCGGTTCCAGTATCACTCTCTGTTTACAATGAAATGGTTGAGAACCAAGACCTTCGAGCTCAGTTGATCAGTCGCCCGGACGTCGAGAGCGCGCTCTCAGATGTTTATGGTGCAAACAGGCTAGTTCCAGTTCTTGGCCCAGCTATAAACTCAGGTCGAGCCCTCTTGCTGTATGGTCATGCGGGGACTGGCAAGAGTTTTGTCGCGGCTAGAATACTCAATTCTCTCAACACATCTGTTTACATTCCCCATGCGGTCTACGCTGCTGGCAACATTATTAAAGTGTTTTCGGAGCAACATCACAAGCCAGTTGATCGATATCATAATAGAGATGTGATTTCTCTTAAAAGTCATTATGACAAGCGTTGGGTGTTGTGTGAGCGCCCAAACGTTCAGGTGGGGGGAGAATTGACTATGGATATGCTCGAAGTAAATCACTCTGAGCATAATCGTATATGGATTGCTCCACTTCAAATGATTGCCAACAATGGGATACTTGTTATTGATGATCTAGGTCGCCAACCAATGCCTGTAGCTACATTGCTAAATCGTTGGATCGTTCCAATGGAATATAACTACGATCATTTGTCTTTGCCCAACGGTCAACAGATTACTATTCCATTTGTCCTCACTATGGCTTTTTCAACGAACCTAGATCCGCAAACGATCGCAGATCCAGCTTTTTTACGTCGTCTTGGATATAAGATTCAATTCCAACCACTTTTAGAAAATGATTACATTAATTTATGGTCAGATCTTTCAGCCAGTAAGGGAGTTGAAGTCCTTTCATCAGCGTTTGAAACGCTACTGAATCTACATTCTTTACATAAAATTGGTTACTTCCCATGTTTGCCCAAGGATATTCTTGGTATAAGCCAGGATATTATTCAATTTGAGGAAATTAAACCTCAGTTGGACTCGACTATATTACAGAGAGCGTGGGATCTTTATTTTACTGCTGATGAGCATGGAGGATCGGTGCTATGA
- a CDS encoding CpaF family protein — MFFKRKNINPDFERKATSVEEEEREAPKVVEAAPHSPPSKPNQADIDKVPELDKAQKQEQDVKHYFHKKLLETLDLGVLSNLEEGRAKKELQEAVSQLMNDDKTHPISLEGRKRVIKQIEDEVFGLGPLEPLLNDRSVSDILVNGPQNVYVERFGKLERTPHTFLDEKHLRNIIDRIVSQVGRRIDEASPMVDARLKDGSRVNAIIQPLAIDGASVSIRRFAVDRLTMDNMLGFNSLSPEMAKFVEAAVTGELNILISGGTGSGKTTTLNIFSGFIPSNKRIVTIEDSAELQLQQPHVVRLETRPANLEGKGEITQRDLVKNSLRMRPDRIVIGEVRGAEAVDMLSAMNTGHDGSLATIHANTPRDALSRVENMFAMAGWNMTAKNLRSQIASAIHVVVQMERQEDGKRRMVSICEINGMEGDVITMSEIFKFRRRGIDEDGNILGEYIATGIVPSCHDNLVKRGLDIPFELFQAKN, encoded by the coding sequence ATGTTTTTTAAACGTAAAAATATTAATCCTGACTTTGAACGCAAGGCGACTAGCGTGGAAGAGGAAGAGCGTGAAGCCCCGAAAGTAGTTGAAGCAGCACCTCACTCCCCCCCTTCAAAACCTAATCAAGCAGATATTGATAAGGTACCGGAGCTAGATAAAGCGCAGAAGCAAGAACAGGACGTTAAACACTATTTCCACAAGAAGCTCCTGGAGACTTTAGACTTGGGTGTATTGTCAAACCTCGAGGAAGGTAGGGCGAAGAAAGAACTACAAGAGGCCGTCAGTCAATTGATGAATGATGACAAGACTCACCCTATAAGCCTGGAGGGGAGAAAACGTGTCATCAAACAAATTGAGGATGAAGTCTTTGGTCTTGGGCCACTAGAACCCCTGTTAAACGATAGAAGCGTTTCGGATATCTTGGTGAATGGGCCACAAAACGTATACGTGGAGAGGTTTGGTAAGCTTGAGAGAACACCACATACGTTTCTTGATGAGAAGCACCTAAGAAATATTATCGACCGCATCGTTAGTCAGGTTGGCCGTCGAATCGATGAAGCTTCACCAATGGTAGATGCTCGACTTAAAGACGGCTCACGCGTCAACGCTATTATTCAACCACTTGCTATCGATGGTGCATCAGTTTCTATTCGCCGATTCGCTGTCGATAGGCTGACCATGGACAACATGCTTGGCTTCAATTCCCTGTCACCTGAAATGGCTAAATTTGTTGAGGCCGCGGTTACAGGTGAACTCAATATCTTGATATCTGGTGGTACAGGTTCAGGTAAGACCACCACTCTCAATATTTTCTCCGGCTTTATTCCAAGTAACAAACGCATCGTTACCATAGAGGACTCGGCTGAACTTCAATTACAACAGCCTCATGTTGTTCGTCTAGAAACACGCCCAGCTAACCTTGAGGGTAAAGGTGAGATTACTCAGCGCGATTTGGTTAAGAACTCCCTTCGGATGCGCCCAGACCGTATTGTGATTGGTGAGGTACGTGGTGCGGAGGCTGTAGATATGTTGTCTGCGATGAACACGGGTCACGATGGCTCTCTGGCAACTATCCACGCCAACACCCCCCGAGATGCGTTAAGCCGTGTTGAGAACATGTTCGCTATGGCGGGGTGGAATATGACCGCAAAAAACCTCAGATCTCAGATTGCTTCTGCGATCCACGTGGTAGTTCAGATGGAACGTCAAGAGGACGGTAAACGTCGTATGGTGAGTATCTGTGAAATCAATGGTATGGAAGGTGATGTGATTACCATGTCGGAAATATTCAAGTTCCGACGTCGTGGCATAGATGAGGATGGCAATATCCTTGGTGAATATATTGCAACTGGGATTGTACCATCTTGCCATGACAATCTAGTTAAGCGCGGCTTAGATATTCCATTTGAATTGTTTCAAGCAAAAAATTAG
- a CDS encoding putative periplasmic lipoprotein, which yields MRKLVIAVLVMLGIAGCSNSPRMGQSVAYLKAEQVYNPNATKENMGLVPEGSGERAQTAIEGYNKGASKNIAIGSGFSN from the coding sequence ATGCGTAAATTAGTTATAGCGGTACTTGTGATGTTAGGCATCGCTGGTTGTAGTAACAGTCCTCGTATGGGCCAGTCGGTAGCCTATCTTAAGGCTGAACAGGTTTATAACCCCAATGCTACGAAAGAAAATATGGGCTTGGTTCCTGAGGGTAGCGGTGAAAGAGCCCAAACTGCTATTGAGGGCTATAATAAAGGGGCAAGTAAAAATATTGCCATAGGCTCCGGTTTTAGTAATTAA
- a CDS encoding tetratricopeptide repeat protein: protein MEFRFKKLVLSATLGLVLSGCASDSQNASTFDEALYSGKPIESLTNQEPPKTEKEALERGDRALTSQNYDLALYEYIRSLSLEDATHQAKTLYTIGRIHAAKGDLALAEKAYLKSIDEDPNGVKPLEELGLIYTKQGLVDEGQAYFFRAINADQVRLNNPNTLTSYADVTEDTLRALPYDSESPFRSYMGLGVLSDVEQKHDLAKRYYERALEIAPTSIQALVNLGYSHYMSGGYYLAQRITNRALKKEPGNEKALNNLALIYIALGDNRQALNIFKRNMSEPEALNNVGYFVMLRGDPEEAIPYFQQAIDKNPSYYKVANENLERALAEVRLRKVEPIETKG, encoded by the coding sequence ATGGAATTCAGATTTAAAAAATTGGTTTTGTCGGCAACTCTAGGTTTAGTTTTATCAGGTTGTGCATCAGATAGTCAAAATGCATCCACTTTTGATGAAGCGTTGTACTCAGGGAAGCCGATAGAGTCTTTGACTAATCAAGAACCCCCAAAGACAGAAAAAGAAGCTCTAGAGCGTGGTGATAGAGCTCTTACGTCGCAGAACTATGACCTTGCTCTGTATGAGTATATCCGTTCACTGTCTTTGGAGGATGCAACGCATCAAGCTAAAACGTTATATACGATTGGGCGTATTCATGCTGCTAAGGGTGACCTTGCTCTTGCCGAGAAAGCTTATCTTAAGTCAATCGATGAAGATCCCAATGGTGTAAAACCACTTGAGGAGTTGGGGCTTATTTATACGAAGCAAGGCTTAGTTGATGAGGGGCAAGCCTACTTTTTCAGAGCTATCAACGCAGACCAAGTTCGCTTAAACAACCCCAATACACTTACTAGCTATGCAGATGTTACTGAAGATACTTTGCGTGCTCTTCCATATGATTCAGAGAGCCCTTTTAGAAGTTATATGGGACTGGGTGTTTTGTCTGATGTTGAACAAAAGCATGATCTAGCAAAAAGATATTATGAGCGAGCTTTGGAAATAGCACCAACTTCCATACAAGCTTTAGTGAATCTTGGGTATTCTCATTATATGAGTGGTGGTTACTATCTCGCTCAAAGAATTACCAATAGAGCTTTGAAAAAGGAGCCGGGTAATGAGAAAGCCCTAAATAATTTAGCTCTTATCTATATTGCATTAGGCGATAATCGTCAGGCTTTAAATATTTTTAAACGAAATATGAGTGAGCCCGAAGCTCTTAATAACGTTGGCTATTTTGTAATGCTTAGAGGTGATCCGGAAGAGGCAATCCCGTACTTTCAGCAGGCGATAGACAAGAATCCATCGTACTACAAAGTAGCTAATGAAAACTTAGAGAGGGCGCTTGCAGAAGTAAGGCTGAGAAAGGTCGAGCCAATTGAAACTAAAGGATAG
- a CDS encoding AAA family ATPase has product MSEIVKITPDNNNFKLVLKSQLQIWVVYSSGDFKKHLQKEFTQCTSATLEFMELERLSEGSLNQSSAPDLMFVQASGDWAQKVSELYSNNGLLQSGNTTLIVFGDESDNIELKTALRIGASDFLSETSTLESLSSLLKTIADEKLSSKNLSELFTFINSKGGSGASTVAMNVAIELAKNEKNKVLFLDLDVQFGAIQDYLDLQPQHGLHDVIDGATDLDEVSLDALVSKHSCGLYFLNFQQLHPIENELKARNLHKVIPLLRQYYTHIVTDLSRGIEANYGTIISLATKNYVIAQQGYVSLKNTNDLLSVLELEFGAPRPQIEVVINRYDKKNQLKITDIEEALGDVRVHVLPNDYKTVNESSNLGKPFALNKKKTPISVAVGHLASSIIPQTEQETSWLKKLFS; this is encoded by the coding sequence ATGAGCGAGATAGTTAAAATTACTCCAGATAACAATAACTTCAAATTGGTGCTAAAGAGCCAGTTGCAAATCTGGGTGGTGTATTCGTCAGGTGATTTTAAAAAGCATCTACAAAAAGAGTTCACTCAGTGCACTAGTGCAACGTTAGAATTTATGGAACTGGAAAGATTGTCTGAAGGGTCGCTTAATCAATCCTCTGCTCCCGATCTAATGTTCGTTCAGGCATCTGGGGATTGGGCGCAAAAAGTATCTGAGTTGTATTCTAACAATGGCCTGTTGCAGTCAGGTAACACCACGTTGATTGTTTTTGGAGATGAGAGCGATAATATCGAGTTGAAAACAGCTCTAAGAATAGGCGCTTCTGACTTTCTTTCCGAAACAAGCACGTTAGAGTCTCTATCCTCACTTCTCAAGACTATTGCTGACGAAAAACTGTCTTCGAAAAATTTATCAGAACTGTTTACCTTTATAAATAGCAAGGGTGGAAGCGGAGCTTCAACCGTAGCTATGAACGTAGCTATAGAACTAGCTAAAAATGAAAAAAATAAGGTGCTCTTCTTAGATCTTGATGTCCAGTTTGGCGCTATTCAAGACTATTTGGATCTTCAACCACAGCATGGTCTCCATGATGTGATCGATGGTGCTACAGACTTGGACGAGGTATCGTTAGATGCTCTTGTATCCAAGCATAGTTGTGGATTGTACTTCCTAAATTTCCAACAGTTGCATCCTATTGAAAATGAACTAAAAGCTCGTAACCTTCACAAGGTAATCCCGCTTCTTCGCCAATACTACACTCACATAGTCACTGATTTGTCACGCGGTATAGAAGCCAACTATGGAACCATCATTTCATTGGCAACAAAGAATTATGTGATTGCCCAGCAGGGGTATGTGTCCTTAAAAAACACTAATGACCTTCTCTCAGTTTTGGAGTTAGAGTTTGGTGCTCCTCGGCCACAAATAGAGGTTGTTATTAATCGCTATGACAAGAAAAACCAACTAAAGATTACAGATATCGAAGAAGCTCTTGGTGATGTCAGGGTTCATGTATTGCCTAATGATTATAAGACCGTAAACGAGAGCTCTAACTTGGGCAAACCGTTTGCATTAAATAAAAAGAAAACCCCTATATCTGTAGCTGTTGGTCATCTTGCCAGCTCAATTATTCCGCAGACTGAACAAGAAACCAGTTGGTTGAAAAAACTGTTTAGCTAA
- a CDS encoding type II secretion system F family protein, with product MDNLGLFLVLLFFAVLFISQALLLPVAGQKAKHGELTKRLKKAQRKVDEESLSLLHEYYLKEMTPLERQLVKISVFEQLKKMVELAGLKVTLGRLLGWLTLASVLLLIISLALGQLWYVNIATFLVSPVLTYLYIQRCITKRLQSFEEQLPEALDVIKRVLQAGQPINQAFKEVGEEMPDPIGLEFKKTFNLLNFGYDMRLAIMQMVDRTPTVSMLAFSSAVILQKETGGNLTENLDKVSKVLRSRFKLSRKIRTLSAEARLSSWILVLSPFALYILTMFINPTHAELLVTDPRGITAISVGIVSLAVGALWIRKIVNIKV from the coding sequence ATGGATAACTTAGGTCTATTTCTGGTTCTACTTTTTTTTGCTGTACTGTTTATTTCCCAAGCACTTCTGCTCCCGGTTGCGGGACAAAAAGCTAAGCATGGTGAGCTGACCAAGAGACTAAAGAAAGCTCAAAGAAAAGTTGATGAGGAAAGTCTGTCACTACTTCATGAGTACTACCTGAAGGAAATGACTCCTTTGGAGCGTCAACTAGTAAAAATCTCGGTCTTTGAGCAACTTAAAAAGATGGTAGAGCTAGCAGGGTTAAAGGTAACTCTGGGGCGTCTGTTAGGCTGGTTAACTCTGGCTAGTGTTCTTCTTCTAATCATTTCCTTAGCCCTAGGTCAGCTTTGGTATGTAAATATCGCAACGTTTTTAGTTTCTCCGGTTCTTACATACCTCTACATTCAAAGGTGTATTACCAAACGTTTACAAAGTTTTGAAGAGCAGTTGCCAGAAGCTTTAGACGTTATAAAAAGGGTACTACAAGCTGGGCAGCCTATTAACCAAGCTTTTAAAGAAGTTGGTGAGGAAATGCCTGATCCCATAGGCTTGGAATTTAAGAAAACTTTTAACCTTTTAAACTTTGGTTATGATATGCGCTTAGCAATTATGCAAATGGTAGATCGTACCCCTACCGTTTCTATGCTCGCATTCTCGAGTGCAGTCATACTTCAGAAAGAGACCGGTGGTAATTTGACTGAAAATTTAGATAAGGTGTCAAAGGTACTTCGCTCTCGTTTTAAGTTGTCACGAAAGATTAGAACCTTGTCGGCTGAAGCTCGCCTCTCTTCTTGGATTTTAGTTCTTTCACCATTCGCTCTTTATATTCTGACAATGTTTATAAACCCTACTCATGCTGAATTGTTGGTTACAGACCCTAGAGGTATAACGGCAATTAGTGTGGGGATTGTTAGTTTGGCTGTTGGAGCATTGTGGATCAGAAAAATAGTAAACATTAAGGTGTAA
- a CDS encoding prepilin peptidase, whose product MVSLCYMEISISVWTLIVVIAVEDLRHHRIPNVYLVLILGVSGLTLVSDNASPLDNLFGFVAMFTIGMFLFLVRAMSPGDVKLLGVVGFVVGWPHVFPAAFWILLSSGLLGGLVVLSNLSRQGVENPLLCLLDVRSVMESSRNDLHSVYGNKLTMPFAPAVALGLAIFYYFF is encoded by the coding sequence ATGGTCTCCTTATGTTATATGGAGATATCCATTTCAGTATGGACGCTCATTGTGGTTATCGCGGTCGAAGACCTTCGACACCACAGAATACCCAACGTCTACCTTGTACTCATACTTGGTGTTAGTGGCTTAACCCTAGTATCCGATAATGCATCCCCTTTAGATAATCTCTTTGGTTTTGTTGCGATGTTCACAATCGGTATGTTTTTGTTTCTAGTGAGAGCAATGTCGCCGGGTGATGTTAAGCTTCTTGGAGTTGTGGGTTTTGTTGTAGGTTGGCCACACGTTTTTCCAGCTGCTTTTTGGATACTGTTGTCCTCGGGGTTGCTAGGGGGACTTGTTGTCTTGTCTAACCTTAGCAGGCAGGGAGTGGAAAATCCGCTACTCTGTTTGCTAGACGTTAGAAGTGTCATGGAAAGTAGCCGTAACGATTTGCATAGCGTTTATGGTAACAAATTGACTATGCCATTTGCTCCTGCTGTTGCTCTTGGCTTGGCCATTTTTTATTACTTCTTTTAA
- a CDS encoding type II and III secretion system protein family protein — translation MKRILVLFFTMIFLAPVSYSASQSGRTISIPHHKSTHVQIAGKAKKVSLGDPEVLDIVIIRSDELFLIGKKLGSTNLSVWDAQGRLIESLNIEVTHDLNNLKQKLYEFLPDEDIQVHSSQDKLILSGQVSSQEHMNIAVKVAQTYSAGQAANASDSDAGQAESGVINLMTIGGAQQVMLEVTVAEVQRSLVRRFDSNFHFFQKSGDFTWGATGAGGAISDIGGIGGVLQEIAGPVGVNEFGLLGGLVDSNTLFTFALDIAKENGVAKVLAEPNLTALSGTQAKFLAGGEFPIPVPNDDGLAIEFKEYGVGLDFIPVVLSDKKINLQLAVEVSEIAATGALAYNPGDSNAAYIVPPITKRSASSTLELADGQTIGIAGLLNENSRDIANEVPGIGDVPVLGNLFKSKQYVSGETELVILVTPRLAQPVDRNKVTLPTDGFVEPTDLEYYLIGTSAYYDPELVVPNSDKRSQRTPKPPSSQGGSEGQFGHSL, via the coding sequence ATGAAACGGATTTTAGTACTTTTTTTCACAATGATTTTTTTAGCGCCGGTGTCGTACTCGGCTTCGCAGTCGGGTAGGACTATTTCTATACCTCACCACAAGTCGACACACGTACAGATAGCCGGTAAAGCTAAAAAGGTATCGCTTGGTGATCCTGAGGTATTGGACATTGTCATTATTCGATCGGACGAGCTTTTTCTGATTGGTAAGAAATTGGGCTCTACCAACCTCTCTGTGTGGGATGCACAGGGAAGGCTGATTGAATCATTGAACATTGAAGTAACACACGACTTAAACAACCTCAAGCAGAAGTTGTATGAATTTCTACCGGATGAAGACATTCAAGTACACAGTTCGCAAGATAAGCTCATTTTGAGTGGCCAGGTCAGCAGTCAAGAGCACATGAATATTGCTGTGAAAGTGGCACAAACTTATTCTGCTGGTCAGGCCGCCAACGCATCTGATAGTGATGCAGGACAGGCTGAATCTGGGGTTATCAACTTGATGACTATAGGTGGTGCTCAGCAGGTAATGTTGGAAGTGACTGTTGCTGAAGTTCAGAGGTCTTTGGTGCGTCGCTTTGACTCAAATTTCCATTTTTTCCAGAAGAGTGGCGACTTTACTTGGGGGGCTACCGGTGCTGGCGGTGCTATCTCTGATATTGGCGGTATTGGCGGTGTTCTCCAAGAGATCGCAGGTCCGGTCGGTGTAAATGAATTTGGTTTGCTCGGTGGTTTAGTTGATAGCAATACACTGTTTACTTTTGCTTTAGATATAGCTAAAGAAAATGGCGTTGCGAAAGTTCTTGCGGAGCCGAACTTAACTGCATTGAGCGGTACACAAGCTAAATTCTTAGCAGGTGGAGAATTTCCGATCCCTGTTCCAAATGATGATGGTCTAGCCATTGAATTCAAAGAGTATGGTGTTGGGTTAGATTTCATCCCTGTTGTACTTAGTGACAAAAAGATTAATCTCCAGCTCGCAGTCGAGGTGAGTGAGATAGCAGCTACTGGCGCCCTTGCATACAACCCAGGTGATTCTAACGCCGCTTATATAGTCCCACCTATTACTAAAAGAAGCGCATCTTCTACTCTCGAACTGGCAGATGGACAAACTATAGGTATTGCTGGCTTACTTAATGAAAATAGTCGCGATATTGCCAACGAAGTTCCTGGAATAGGAGATGTTCCAGTACTCGGAAATCTGTTTAAAAGTAAACAGTACGTATCAGGTGAGACTGAACTCGTGATTCTTGTTACCCCGCGCTTAGCTCAGCCGGTGGATAGAAATAAAGTGACGCTCCCAACTGATGGTTTTGTCGAGCCAACTGATCTTGAATACTACCTGATAGGAACCTCTGCTTACTATGACCCAGAATTAGTTGTCCCTAACAGTGATAAGCGGTCCCAGCGTACTCCTAAACCACCTTCTTCTCAGGGTGGCTCGGAAGGTCAATTTGGTCATTCACTATAA
- the cpaB gene encoding Flp pilus assembly protein CpaB codes for MSKGTIIFLLVLSVVFGLGAVMVAKQWMESQTQPQVKVETIERHPVVIAAVDIPEGTAIEAKHLSRKQLEVAWIDTNTVKDYSDLDGMVAKTNVLEGQILHKGHFGGPNEGASLAILIPEDKRAVTIRVNDVVGVAGFLLPGNKVDILNTVNNRTSTVLKNIKVLAVDQTARTNDNKPIIVRAVTLEVSPREAERLLSENSKGAIQLALRNPQAVDKPPRRYVAPPSVTVIKGTSQSSIRVSE; via the coding sequence ATGAGCAAAGGAACGATCATATTTTTATTAGTCCTTTCAGTAGTTTTTGGTCTGGGCGCAGTTATGGTAGCAAAGCAGTGGATGGAAAGTCAGACCCAGCCTCAAGTTAAAGTCGAAACTATAGAGCGTCATCCGGTTGTCATTGCAGCAGTGGATATCCCGGAGGGTACCGCTATTGAAGCTAAACATTTGAGCCGAAAGCAATTAGAGGTAGCTTGGATAGACACTAATACAGTCAAAGATTATTCAGACCTAGACGGAATGGTTGCCAAAACAAATGTGCTAGAGGGTCAAATTCTCCACAAAGGGCATTTTGGGGGACCAAATGAAGGTGCTAGTTTGGCTATCCTGATACCTGAGGACAAGAGAGCTGTGACTATTCGTGTTAATGACGTGGTTGGTGTTGCTGGTTTCCTCCTTCCGGGAAACAAAGTAGATATCCTAAATACGGTCAACAACCGGACATCCACAGTCCTTAAAAATATTAAAGTCTTGGCGGTAGATCAAACGGCTCGTACTAATGATAACAAACCGATTATTGTGCGAGCTGTGACCTTAGAAGTATCTCCTCGGGAAGCAGAGCGTTTGCTTTCTGAAAATAGTAAAGGTGCTATTCAGTTAGCGCTTCGAAACCCACAAGCAGTCGACAAACCGCCTCGTAGATACGTCGCTCCACCTAGCGTAACTGTTATTAAGGGCACGAGTCAGTCAAGCATTCGAGTAAGTGAGTGA
- a CDS encoding type II secretion system F family protein, with product MDGLLNSSFVQTLVTRENIFLFMVLAGTVMLVFTVGLFVLGINSPLKRKLKSLSNESGGDSDKYAALESVAPIMIPNSEKERQSVKVQLIQAGYHDQNSLQIFYALKLISALVGLFLSAAVYFLLNESSFMTLIIIVCLWCGLFGPNMVLAKMVSERKDRVKAAVPDALDLLVVCTESGLGFNAALKRVGDELMVSHPDLAFELETVCAKIQAGIEMPLAFKELVDRTGVEELTGLVTMLSHAAKVGGSIAQTLRDYTEDYRDKRTQEAEEVAAKIPTKMLFPMVIFIWPCFFIVALGPGIMTLFDALK from the coding sequence ATGGACGGATTACTAAATTCTAGCTTTGTGCAAACCTTAGTTACTAGAGAAAACATATTTCTTTTTATGGTGCTTGCCGGAACGGTGATGCTTGTTTTTACCGTTGGTCTTTTTGTTTTAGGTATCAACTCACCTCTCAAACGTAAATTAAAAAGCCTTAGCAATGAAAGTGGGGGCGACTCTGACAAGTATGCCGCACTTGAGAGTGTTGCTCCAATAATGATACCTAACTCTGAAAAGGAACGACAAAGTGTTAAGGTGCAATTGATACAAGCTGGCTATCATGATCAAAACTCACTTCAAATTTTTTATGCTCTCAAGCTAATTTCAGCCCTAGTGGGTTTGTTTCTCTCAGCTGCAGTTTATTTTTTATTGAATGAATCCAGTTTCATGACCCTCATAATTATTGTCTGTCTTTGGTGTGGTTTATTCGGACCTAATATGGTCTTGGCAAAGATGGTTTCGGAACGAAAAGATAGGGTAAAGGCTGCAGTTCCTGATGCCCTCGATCTCTTGGTTGTGTGTACCGAGTCTGGTCTTGGCTTCAATGCGGCTCTCAAGCGAGTCGGTGATGAGTTAATGGTAAGCCACCCCGATCTGGCATTCGAATTAGAAACTGTGTGTGCGAAAATTCAAGCAGGTATAGAAATGCCTCTGGCGTTCAAAGAACTCGTGGATAGAACTGGTGTAGAGGAGTTGACAGGGTTAGTAACAATGCTTTCACATGCAGCAAAAGTTGGCGGTAGTATTGCGCAAACTCTACGCGACTACACTGAGGATTATAGAGATAAGAGAACCCAAGAAGCAGAGGAAGTAGCAGCCAAAATACCCACCAAAATGCTGTTCCCGATGGTGATATTTATTTGGCCTTGTTTTTTTATAGTGGCTTTGGGGCCAGGAATAATGACTCTTTTTGATGCGCTAAAATAG